The following coding sequences lie in one Pseudomonas sp. SL4(2022) genomic window:
- a CDS encoding M20 family peptidase has translation MKRLLLLLLIILLGLVAVVVGRTLLLPAAAYNSAPVSLPEGLDSQRAAESLAAAIRLPTLSHQVGAPASQLAASNAAFAGMREWLAQRYPRVTASTESLATGSPSILLRWPGKDSQLPAALLMAHQDVVPVAPGTEALWAHPPFSGAIAEGFVWGRGAIDSKGSMVAILEAVETLIAQGFQPQRDVLLAFGHDEEIGGHQGNRRIAAQLQEQGKRLAWVSDEGGFVVRGQIPGVSQDVAVVGIAEKGYLSLTLTASAQGGHSSQPPAFDETAIGRLSQALQRVGDAPFQRGFDGPTGDLLASFTPAQAFGYRLIFANLWLFGPLVEQQLAASPAGAAQLQTSLSPTLLRAGIKENVLPPSARATLNLRIHPRDSIERVTEHVRNAVADEQIQIKVMPGGLEPSAVSDVRGEPYQQFAEVIRQSFSNTLVSPNLTVGGTDSRYYEPLTDNIFRFSPLLMERDDLPRMHGTNERVAIDTLANASGFYYRLLQNLNNPAK, from the coding sequence ATGAAACGCCTGTTACTGCTTTTACTGATCATTCTGCTCGGCCTGGTGGCCGTGGTGGTCGGCCGCACCCTGCTGCTGCCGGCCGCGGCTTACAACAGCGCGCCAGTCAGCCTGCCTGAGGGGCTGGATAGTCAGCGTGCAGCGGAAAGTTTGGCTGCGGCGATTCGCCTGCCAACCCTGTCGCATCAGGTCGGCGCGCCGGCCAGCCAACTGGCAGCCAGCAACGCCGCCTTTGCCGGCATGCGGGAGTGGCTGGCACAGCGTTATCCACGCGTTACAGCCAGCACGGAATCACTCGCCACCGGCAGCCCAAGCATCCTGCTGCGCTGGCCGGGCAAGGACAGCCAACTGCCCGCCGCCCTGCTGATGGCGCATCAGGACGTGGTGCCCGTCGCGCCCGGCACCGAAGCACTGTGGGCCCACCCACCGTTCTCCGGCGCGATTGCCGAGGGGTTTGTCTGGGGCCGCGGTGCCATCGACAGCAAAGGCTCGATGGTGGCCATTCTTGAAGCGGTGGAAACCCTCATCGCTCAGGGCTTCCAGCCACAACGCGATGTGCTGTTGGCCTTTGGTCACGATGAAGAAATCGGCGGCCACCAAGGCAACCGGCGCATCGCCGCGCAGTTGCAGGAACAGGGCAAACGCCTGGCGTGGGTCAGCGATGAAGGTGGCTTTGTGGTGCGCGGGCAGATCCCCGGCGTCAGCCAGGATGTCGCCGTGGTAGGCATCGCGGAAAAGGGCTACCTCAGCCTGACCCTCACCGCCAGCGCCCAGGGTGGCCACTCCTCGCAGCCGCCCGCCTTTGATGAAACGGCTATCGGCCGCCTCAGCCAAGCCCTGCAACGGGTCGGCGATGCGCCCTTCCAGCGCGGTTTCGACGGCCCCACTGGCGACCTGCTGGCCAGCTTCACCCCGGCGCAAGCCTTCGGTTACCGGCTGATCTTCGCCAACCTCTGGCTGTTCGGCCCGCTGGTGGAACAACAACTGGCCGCCTCGCCAGCCGGTGCCGCGCAACTGCAAACCTCGCTGTCGCCGACTCTGCTACGTGCCGGCATCAAAGAAAACGTCCTGCCGCCCAGCGCCCGCGCCACCCTCAACCTGCGCATCCACCCGCGTGACAGCATCGAACGCGTCACCGAACACGTGCGCAACGCCGTGGCCGATGAACAGATTCAAATCAAAGTCATGCCCGGCGGGCTTGAACCTTCGGCGGTCTCCGATGTGCGGGGCGAGCCCTATCAGCAGTTCGCCGAGGTGATCCGCCAGAGCTTCAGCAACACCCTGGTCAGCCCCAACCTCACGGTCGGCGGCACCGACTCGCGCTACTACGAGCCGCTGACCGACAACATCTTCCGCTTCAGCCCGCTGCTGATGGAGCGTGACGACCTGCCACGCATGCACGGCACCAACGAGCGCGTGGCGATCGATACGCTGGCCAATGCCAGTGGGTTTTACTACCGACTGCTGCAGAACCTGAACAACCCGGCCAAGTAG
- a CDS encoding oxygenase MpaB family protein, which yields MQTTCPVSDTQTLRPLGPDSLTWRYFGDLRGLLLISRVGLLQNLHPGLAAGVQEHSDLFVNPWNRLLRSISPILAVVYGGEQAPATGVQIRDWHRQIKGMDAQGRRYHALSPELFYWAHATFFEGQIAAQALFGTPLDEAKLERLYQESIQWYALYGLPMTTVPADYKAFQLYWQDMLDARLEMTGVARWYLDGNKSLPAPYAWMRGPLWWLLRPLFDQGARWLAVGSLPASLRQRLKLPWSAKDQRRLDGLSRLVRALWKVLPRRCRYFPQAYTALRRAGKAV from the coding sequence ATGCAGACGACTTGTCCCGTTTCAGATACGCAAACGTTACGGCCTCTGGGGCCGGACTCGCTGACCTGGCGCTATTTCGGTGATCTGCGTGGTCTGCTGCTGATCAGTCGCGTCGGCCTGTTGCAGAACCTGCATCCTGGTCTGGCTGCCGGTGTGCAGGAACATTCCGACTTGTTTGTTAATCCCTGGAACCGGCTATTGCGATCGATTTCACCGATTCTTGCGGTGGTCTACGGCGGTGAGCAGGCGCCTGCAACCGGTGTGCAGATCCGCGATTGGCACCGGCAGATCAAGGGCATGGACGCTCAGGGGCGGCGCTACCATGCCTTGAGCCCGGAGCTGTTCTATTGGGCGCATGCCACCTTCTTTGAAGGGCAGATTGCCGCTCAGGCGCTGTTCGGCACGCCGCTCGACGAGGCGAAGCTGGAGCGCTTGTATCAGGAGTCCATCCAGTGGTATGCCCTGTACGGTCTGCCAATGACGACGGTTCCGGCCGACTACAAGGCATTCCAACTTTATTGGCAGGACATGCTCGACGCACGATTGGAAATGACGGGCGTGGCGCGCTGGTACCTTGATGGCAACAAGTCTCTGCCAGCCCCCTATGCCTGGATGCGTGGCCCGCTCTGGTGGTTGCTGCGACCGCTGTTCGATCAGGGAGCACGCTGGTTGGCGGTGGGCAGCTTGCCCGCGTCACTGCGTCAGCGGCTGAAGCTGCCTTGGAGCGCAAAGGATCAGCGGCGCCTGGACGGCCTGTCTCGGCTGGTCAGAGCGCTGTGGAAAGTGCTGCCCCGGCGTTGCCGATATTTTCCCCAGGCCTACACCGCTCTACGGCGCGCCGGTAAAGCGGTTTGA
- a CDS encoding TetR/AcrR family transcriptional regulator translates to MRKKPCQQRSQQMVDILLEASGRVIERQGLANLTTNRVAAEAGVSVGSLYQYFANKQELLEGLLEKMALDITRLVDARMAQLLEADVRTAVRMLLSDVLAFILSGNGHYRVLVRHWQQLQALHVVDRLERHLSEICRRYLLRHIRQFPIDNPMPMLFVMINATLMTLVRHLALDAPPLSDQQLINELTNMLTAYLAAAANPQQTNT, encoded by the coding sequence ATGCGCAAGAAACCCTGCCAGCAACGCTCACAACAGATGGTCGACATCCTGCTGGAGGCCAGCGGCCGGGTGATCGAGCGGCAGGGCCTGGCCAACCTGACCACCAACCGGGTCGCAGCAGAGGCCGGCGTAAGCGTGGGCTCGCTGTACCAGTACTTTGCAAACAAGCAGGAACTGCTGGAAGGACTGCTCGAAAAGATGGCGCTCGATATCACCCGCCTGGTCGACGCGCGCATGGCACAACTGCTGGAGGCTGACGTCAGGACGGCTGTGAGGATGCTGCTGAGCGACGTGCTCGCATTTATTCTCAGCGGCAATGGCCACTATCGCGTACTGGTGCGCCATTGGCAGCAATTGCAGGCCCTGCATGTGGTTGACCGGCTGGAGCGGCACCTGTCAGAAATCTGCCGACGTTATCTGCTTCGCCACATCCGCCAGTTCCCCATCGACAACCCCATGCCGATGCTGTTTGTGATGATCAACGCCACCCTGATGACCCTGGTGCGTCACCTGGCACTGGACGCCCCTCCACTGAGCGACCAACAACTGATCAATGAACTGACCAACATGCTGACTGCCTACTTGGCTGCAGCAGCGAACCCCCAACAGACCAACACGTAG
- a CDS encoding DUF7000 family protein, producing MPSKSLNSRIPAYKAAFSSGELQKTYQDLVGIVQNLRTEFSKKYKSEFLIANVLHGYIDFTYFYLQNSYLKKKKLKLAIVFNHKNANFELWLLGQTKDVQILYWRKLREVKWVNKEVMPEYSIFEAPLLLAPDFDSSTKLSESIHTQFESLSQAIFNTLEAYE from the coding sequence ATGCCGAGCAAAAGTCTAAACTCACGTATACCAGCTTATAAGGCCGCATTCTCCAGTGGGGAACTCCAAAAGACCTACCAAGACCTAGTTGGCATTGTCCAAAATCTAAGAACTGAATTCTCTAAGAAATACAAAAGCGAATTCTTGATTGCCAATGTGTTGCATGGTTACATAGATTTCACGTACTTTTACTTGCAAAACAGCTATCTCAAGAAGAAAAAGCTAAAGCTTGCGATTGTCTTCAACCACAAAAATGCAAATTTTGAACTGTGGCTCCTTGGGCAAACAAAGGATGTACAGATTCTCTATTGGAGAAAACTAAGAGAAGTGAAGTGGGTCAATAAGGAGGTAATGCCAGAGTATTCAATTTTCGAAGCCCCACTACTTTTGGCCCCAGACTTTGATAGTTCAACAAAGCTATCGGAGTCCATTCACACTCAATTTGAATCCCTGTCGCAGGCGATATTCAACACGCTGGAGGCATACGAATAA
- a CDS encoding cysteine hydrolase family protein: MHIPALIIIDMQRGMLEPSAGARNNPHAEQAIAITLKAWREAKAPIVHVRHISRTPGSPFWPGQPGVEFQEELQPLNTEHVVEKNVPDAFINSGLERWLRIRGIETIAIVGVSTNNSVEATARTAGNLGFKTYVAADATFAFAKPDYNRVLRSAEEVHAMALANLHGEYATVVTTTELRKAL, encoded by the coding sequence ATGCACATACCAGCCCTCATCATCATTGATATGCAGCGTGGAATGCTCGAACCGTCAGCAGGCGCTCGCAACAACCCGCATGCAGAGCAAGCAATCGCAATTACGCTGAAAGCATGGAGAGAAGCGAAGGCACCGATTGTTCATGTGCGTCACATCTCAAGAACACCTGGCTCTCCGTTCTGGCCTGGGCAGCCTGGTGTTGAGTTCCAAGAAGAACTACAGCCATTAAACACCGAGCATGTAGTTGAAAAGAACGTCCCGGACGCATTCATTAACTCCGGGCTTGAGCGCTGGCTTCGGATCAGAGGCATCGAAACCATTGCAATCGTAGGTGTGAGTACCAACAACTCTGTCGAAGCAACAGCGCGTACAGCAGGTAATCTTGGTTTTAAAACTTATGTGGCAGCGGATGCAACGTTTGCATTCGCAAAGCCCGACTACAACAGAGTTCTACGTAGCGCTGAAGAGGTACATGCTATGGCATTAGCGAATCTTCATGGTGAGTACGCAACAGTCGTCACAACCACCGAGTTACGAAAGGCCCTCTAA
- a CDS encoding NADPH-dependent FMN reductase: MKLLAFAASNSKQSINKQLVTYAASLLEGADVDILDLNDYELPLFSIDKEKELGNPDLAKAFVSKIAASDVIIISFAEHNGAYSAAYKNLFDWCSRINTKVFQDKPLVLLSTSPGARGGASVLALATTSAPHFAGRVQASLSIPSFNENFDVERGMLINEALNDRLIEAVRGLKNLPNG; the protein is encoded by the coding sequence ATGAAATTGTTAGCATTTGCAGCCAGTAACAGTAAACAATCTATAAACAAGCAGTTGGTAACATATGCCGCAAGCCTCCTTGAAGGTGCTGATGTCGATATCTTAGACTTGAACGACTATGAACTGCCATTGTTCAGTATTGATAAGGAAAAAGAGCTCGGCAATCCTGATTTGGCAAAGGCATTTGTGTCAAAAATTGCAGCTTCTGATGTGATCATAATTTCTTTTGCTGAACACAACGGCGCCTACAGTGCTGCCTACAAGAACCTGTTTGATTGGTGCTCGAGAATTAATACAAAAGTATTTCAAGACAAGCCTCTTGTTTTGCTTTCCACGTCACCAGGCGCACGCGGAGGCGCCAGCGTTCTGGCCTTAGCAACGACCTCTGCTCCTCATTTTGCCGGCCGTGTCCAAGCCAGTCTTTCTATTCCAAGCTTTAACGAGAACTTTGATGTCGAGCGCGGCATGCTTATTAACGAAGCGTTGAACGACCGATTGATTGAGGCTGTTAGGGGGTTGAAGAATTTGCCAAACGGCTAA